Proteins encoded together in one Chitinophaga sp. LS1 window:
- a CDS encoding SDR family oxidoreductase, with protein sequence MSQDKIALVVGASGIAGGNLSALLIEKGWTTYGLSRSPKADVKGLIPVAADLLDITSLEAALKDVTPSHVFFTTWMRNDTEAENIRVNSALVRNLLQVLSPRKSVRHVGLVTGLKHYLGPFDAYVKAGVLPLTPVNEEHPRLPLDNFYYSQEDEVYAAAARDGFNWSIHRPHTIIGKAVGNAMNMGSTLAVYASICKQEGLPFIWPGSAAQWNGISDMTDARILAEQILWAGTTPEAENEAFNVTNGDVFRWSWMWGEIAKYFGVEAVGFDGEIHPLEERLKAYEGIWENIAKEHGLTQTEMGKVASAWHTDLDLGRPIEVMTDMSKSRKLGFTAYKSTRDSFFELFDQLRKDRIIP encoded by the coding sequence ATGAGTCAGGATAAAATAGCACTTGTAGTAGGCGCCAGTGGTATTGCAGGAGGGAATCTATCTGCATTGCTGATTGAAAAAGGATGGACCACTTATGGGCTTTCCAGATCACCCAAAGCTGATGTAAAAGGATTGATACCTGTTGCGGCGGATCTGCTGGATATAACTTCATTGGAGGCCGCACTGAAGGATGTAACCCCCAGTCATGTGTTTTTCACTACCTGGATGCGTAATGATACAGAAGCTGAAAATATACGGGTGAATAGCGCACTGGTGCGTAACTTATTACAGGTGTTATCGCCACGTAAATCTGTGCGTCATGTAGGGTTGGTGACTGGTTTAAAACATTATCTGGGGCCTTTTGATGCTTATGTAAAAGCGGGCGTTTTGCCATTGACACCGGTCAATGAGGAACACCCAAGATTGCCGCTGGACAACTTTTATTACAGCCAGGAAGATGAAGTGTATGCTGCCGCAGCAAGAGATGGATTTAATTGGAGCATTCACCGCCCGCATACGATTATTGGTAAAGCTGTGGGCAATGCCATGAATATGGGAAGTACGCTGGCTGTGTATGCCAGTATCTGTAAGCAGGAAGGATTACCGTTTATATGGCCAGGTTCTGCTGCCCAATGGAATGGAATTTCTGATATGACAGATGCCCGTATTCTCGCAGAGCAGATTCTCTGGGCAGGTACGACACCGGAGGCAGAAAATGAGGCGTTTAATGTGACGAATGGAGATGTGTTTAGATGGAGCTGGATGTGGGGTGAAATAGCAAAGTATTTTGGTGTTGAGGCAGTAGGATTTGATGGCGAAATTCATCCGCTGGAAGAAAGATTGAAAGCATATGAAGGCATATGGGAAAATATTGCTAAGGAGCATGGGTTAACGCAAACTGAAATGGGGAAGGTCGCTTCTGCATGGCATACGGATCTGGATTTGGGAAGGCCGATTGAGGTGATGACAGATATGTCTAAGAGTAGAAAGTTAGGATTTACAGCATATAAGAGCACGAGGGATTCATTCTTTGAATTGTTTGATCAGTTGAGAAAAGACAGGATTATTCCCTGA
- a CDS encoding glycoside hydrolase family 3 N-terminal domain-containing protein, translating into MKKILLTGAVALLAISWKPAPPVITIDGYTFRDLNGNGKLDRYEDERLSINDRIDDLISKMTDDEKASMLIGTGMPGFDGLTPVAGAIEGKVPGAAGGTYAIPRLGIPGVIVADGPAGLRIKPIRENTKATFYCTAFPVGTALAATWNTPLLEEVGRAMGQEVKEYGVDALLAPALNIMRNPLCGRNFEYYSEDPLIAGKMAAAIVNGVQSNGVGTSIKHYAANNQETNRLSINEHIDERTMREIYLRGFEIAVKESQPWTVMSSYNLINGTYTSARKDLLTDILRDEWGFKGLVMTDWFGGYAGFSALKAGTSNVVQQLSAGNDLLMPGLPAQKQAILDAMKSGSLTKQVVDTDLRRILTFVLRSPAMAKYAYSNKPALKAHAAITRQAAAEGMILLKNDKQLLPYTNKTKEIAAFGVTSYNFIAGGTGSGDVNEAYTVSLIEGLSNAGYKVDQELKQLYVPFVKNANYQDSLRKVKDGLLALPQRMKEMNVEKALIDKKATTDALAIITIGRNSGEGGDRKVDEDFNLAADEVALIENVTTAFHAKGKKVVVILNIGGVIETASWKDKPDAILLSWQPGQEGGNSVADIFSGMVNPSGRLTMTFPVKYDETPSAKNWLGTPADNPTDVTYEEGIYVGYRYFNTKNIKVSYPFGYGGSYTTFAYSDLKVDKDKLTVTVTVKNTGKVAGKEVVQLYLSAPHNSIDKPNEELKAFAKTKVLKPGESEVVILQLQARDLASFIEAQQAWVAESGKYTVKVGSSSLDIHQQADFTLDDALTVEKVHKAFEK; encoded by the coding sequence ATGAAAAAAATCTTACTGACTGGTGCCGTGGCATTGCTGGCTATTAGCTGGAAACCTGCCCCACCAGTCATTACAATTGACGGGTATACCTTCAGGGATTTAAATGGCAATGGAAAGCTGGACAGGTATGAAGATGAACGGTTGTCGATCAATGACAGGATAGATGATCTGATCAGCAAGATGACGGATGACGAAAAAGCAAGTATGTTAATAGGCACGGGTATGCCGGGATTCGATGGCCTCACTCCTGTAGCAGGTGCGATTGAAGGAAAGGTGCCTGGTGCTGCTGGTGGTACTTACGCCATTCCAAGACTGGGTATTCCTGGGGTGATTGTAGCCGATGGTCCTGCTGGTCTGCGTATCAAGCCTATCCGGGAGAATACAAAAGCTACTTTCTATTGTACTGCATTCCCGGTAGGTACTGCACTGGCTGCTACCTGGAACACACCTTTGTTGGAGGAAGTAGGCAGAGCAATGGGACAGGAAGTGAAGGAATATGGGGTAGATGCATTACTGGCACCTGCTTTGAACATTATGCGTAACCCGCTGTGTGGACGCAACTTCGAATATTATTCTGAAGATCCTTTGATTGCAGGTAAGATGGCGGCTGCTATTGTGAATGGGGTGCAATCCAATGGTGTGGGTACTTCTATTAAACACTATGCGGCAAACAACCAGGAGACGAATCGCCTTTCTATCAATGAACACATCGATGAAAGAACCATGCGCGAAATCTACCTGAGAGGTTTTGAAATCGCTGTGAAGGAATCTCAACCCTGGACAGTGATGTCTTCTTACAACCTGATCAATGGTACTTATACCTCTGCAAGAAAAGATCTGTTGACCGACATCCTACGCGATGAATGGGGCTTTAAAGGGCTTGTGATGACTGACTGGTTTGGTGGTTATGCAGGTTTTAGCGCACTCAAAGCTGGCACCAGCAATGTAGTACAACAGCTCTCTGCCGGCAATGACCTGCTGATGCCGGGTTTGCCAGCACAAAAACAAGCGATCCTCGATGCGATGAAGAGTGGTAGTCTCACGAAACAAGTAGTAGATACCGACCTGAGAAGGATCCTCACTTTTGTACTCCGCTCCCCGGCTATGGCGAAATATGCCTACAGCAATAAACCTGCTCTGAAAGCACACGCAGCCATCACCCGTCAGGCTGCAGCAGAAGGTATGATCCTGTTAAAGAATGACAAGCAGTTGCTACCTTATACCAATAAGACAAAAGAGATTGCTGCATTTGGGGTTACTTCTTACAACTTCATAGCAGGTGGTACCGGTAGTGGTGATGTGAATGAAGCGTACACCGTATCACTGATAGAAGGACTTAGCAATGCCGGTTATAAAGTGGACCAGGAGCTGAAGCAACTGTATGTTCCTTTTGTAAAGAATGCGAACTACCAGGATTCTCTCCGCAAGGTAAAAGATGGTTTGCTGGCACTGCCACAACGTATGAAAGAGATGAATGTGGAGAAAGCCCTCATTGATAAGAAAGCAACTACCGATGCTCTGGCTATCATCACCATTGGCCGTAACTCCGGCGAAGGTGGCGACAGAAAAGTAGATGAGGACTTCAACCTGGCTGCAGATGAAGTAGCGCTGATCGAAAATGTGACCACTGCCTTCCATGCAAAAGGAAAGAAAGTAGTAGTGATCCTGAACATCGGCGGTGTAATTGAAACTGCGAGCTGGAAAGATAAACCAGATGCTATTTTACTGAGCTGGCAACCAGGTCAGGAAGGGGGTAACTCTGTAGCAGACATCTTCAGCGGAATGGTAAACCCAAGTGGCCGACTGACCATGACGTTCCCTGTGAAGTATGATGAGACGCCTTCTGCAAAGAACTGGCTCGGTACTCCTGCTGACAATCCTACTGACGTAACTTACGAAGAAGGTATCTATGTGGGTTACCGTTATTTTAATACTAAGAATATCAAGGTGTCTTATCCATTTGGCTATGGAGGCTCTTATACGACTTTTGCTTATAGCGATCTGAAAGTGGATAAAGATAAACTGACCGTTACCGTGACAGTGAAGAACACTGGCAAGGTAGCAGGCAAGGAAGTCGTGCAGCTCTACCTGTCCGCACCTCATAACAGTATTGACAAACCGAACGAAGAACTGAAGGCTTTTGCCAAGACGAAAGTCCTGAAACCCGGTGAAAGTGAAGTCGTGATATTACAATTACAGGCAAGAGACCTGGCTTCCTTTATAGAAGCACAGCAAGCCTGGGTTGCGGAATCGGGAAAATATACAGTGAAGGTGGGTAGCTCTTCACTGGACATTCACCAGCAAGCCGATTTCACGCTGGATGACGCGCTGACAGTAGAAAAGGTCCACAAAGCATTTGAAAAATAA
- a CDS encoding DUF4135 domain-containing protein, translating to MSAVLEQKAVYDISLASRINSEPVIPELTDPFCQQAGALLQVRLQSKGINIQPRVLQDLTDWYGKIIARLTNNLLIQRYSSFFLSVYPFWRPKNTAPGDCEPDASREKLDEYIIWESEQNLFSGNENYPELTRLLTLAQQNWLTVIEELFDRIQLHGKDGIPALHKLTAISFGISDPHDQGRTAAILEFGEVKMVYKPRSLDGEYGWNYILDYLMEKGLHYDFFLPGVLNFAGYGFMEFVAPTTCHDPKQVADCYEKYGAILAVAHAFGTYDLHHENIIVQGDSPVVIDAEPLFRCLLANSETGEKRLQLDRNISLENIESSESVMDIGMLPHTILSQLDKDGNKHVEFIAGALHAFGSEPMKEFVFCGRGSDNLQLLEKWFTAATIPNLPSLNGAPQLPKEYLPEIEKGFRNAHQFLLKHRQEILYKDKMLDQLRHLNLRLLLRPTVQYGVVFIRSISIQLLRSYELRRQKIIDDLRILGQLRLDAIDNIELHETAGILNGDIPRFDVLAGGTSAYDTNLLFSPIEMAKQRFERINEKELELQVVTIKEKISEQSLKGQPAFGIIESIVNATIWKDGIPSWAYTAYAPGYGCTMVHSDPEALYDGVLGTAVAIAEAGKLANNTSWMELALQAIRPLSNPISVNRGGGLARGLGGVIYGMIRIAEATNTPENIQLAKSIAIKHYKEIFAKEELDEILHGRAGFLLAMIALYKRQPDSLLETIIEETAQTLITRSVSHERGTCWKVLDGHSLPNISHGTSGMAMALARWYELSGDAKAKSVLLGAMEYDNSFWDTTESGWIDARVAFLQEEQKTTWTWCNGRSGGLLSRLAVSQAIGTPFIDDYSQHALCASHTDILHESAPGLCCGTAGALDTLLKINEYYPSEKLQSHISQANRLITSHTPDSHYSNLMPALFTGSAGLAFAMMRAAHPDKVQSMLWFG from the coding sequence ATGAGTGCTGTTCTTGAACAAAAGGCGGTGTACGATATCAGCCTGGCATCCCGTATCAATAGTGAACCCGTTATACCTGAATTAACTGATCCCTTCTGCCAGCAGGCAGGTGCCTTATTACAAGTACGGCTACAGTCAAAAGGAATTAATATCCAGCCCCGTGTTTTGCAAGATCTGACAGATTGGTATGGTAAGATAATTGCCCGGTTGACAAACAACCTGCTTATTCAACGCTATTCCAGTTTCTTCCTGTCTGTATATCCGTTCTGGAGACCGAAAAACACAGCTCCTGGAGATTGTGAACCCGATGCATCCAGAGAAAAACTGGATGAATATATAATATGGGAAAGTGAACAAAACTTATTTTCCGGCAATGAAAACTATCCGGAGTTAACCCGCCTGCTTACACTCGCACAACAAAACTGGCTGACAGTTATCGAAGAACTCTTCGACAGGATACAGTTGCATGGTAAAGATGGCATCCCTGCTTTACATAAATTAACAGCCATCAGTTTCGGAATTTCTGATCCGCATGATCAGGGAAGAACGGCAGCGATACTGGAATTCGGAGAGGTAAAGATGGTGTATAAGCCTCGTTCACTGGATGGTGAATATGGATGGAATTACATATTGGATTACCTGATGGAGAAGGGGCTTCATTATGATTTCTTTTTACCCGGCGTATTAAATTTCGCGGGCTATGGGTTTATGGAATTTGTAGCACCTACGACCTGTCATGATCCGAAACAGGTAGCTGACTGTTATGAAAAATACGGCGCCATACTGGCGGTAGCACATGCTTTTGGTACATATGATCTGCACCACGAGAATATCATTGTACAAGGCGATAGTCCTGTCGTGATAGATGCAGAGCCATTATTCAGGTGCCTGTTAGCCAACTCTGAAACAGGAGAGAAACGATTACAACTGGATCGCAATATATCGCTGGAAAATATAGAATCGAGTGAATCGGTGATGGATATTGGGATGTTGCCACATACTATTTTGAGTCAGTTGGATAAAGATGGGAATAAGCATGTAGAGTTTATAGCAGGTGCCCTGCATGCCTTTGGCAGTGAGCCGATGAAGGAATTTGTATTTTGTGGAAGGGGATCGGACAATCTACAATTATTGGAGAAATGGTTTACGGCAGCGACCATTCCTAACCTGCCTTCATTGAATGGAGCACCACAATTACCCAAAGAATATTTACCCGAAATAGAAAAGGGGTTCCGTAACGCACATCAGTTTCTTTTAAAACACAGACAGGAGATCTTATATAAAGATAAGATGCTGGACCAGTTGCGTCACCTGAATTTACGGCTGTTATTGCGCCCCACAGTACAATATGGCGTAGTATTTATCCGCAGCATCAGTATACAATTATTGAGATCATACGAGCTGCGCAGACAAAAGATCATCGACGATTTAAGGATCCTGGGACAGTTGAGACTCGATGCGATTGATAACATTGAATTACATGAAACTGCAGGTATTTTAAATGGAGACATCCCCCGCTTTGATGTCCTTGCAGGTGGTACAAGTGCTTATGATACCAATTTGCTCTTTTCTCCCATAGAAATGGCAAAGCAGCGTTTTGAGCGCATCAACGAAAAAGAACTGGAACTACAGGTCGTTACTATCAAAGAAAAGATCTCAGAACAGTCACTAAAGGGACAACCCGCATTTGGCATTATTGAGTCGATCGTAAATGCGACGATCTGGAAAGATGGTATTCCATCCTGGGCATATACAGCTTATGCACCAGGTTATGGCTGTACCATGGTGCATTCTGACCCGGAAGCGCTGTATGATGGCGTACTAGGCACAGCAGTGGCTATCGCAGAAGCAGGTAAACTGGCTAACAATACATCCTGGATGGAGCTTGCGCTGCAAGCGATTCGTCCGCTTTCAAATCCAATCAGTGTAAACAGAGGAGGTGGCCTGGCAAGAGGTCTTGGCGGGGTTATCTATGGCATGATCAGGATTGCAGAAGCGACCAATACACCTGAAAATATACAACTGGCAAAATCAATTGCCATCAAACACTACAAAGAGATATTTGCAAAAGAAGAGCTGGATGAAATACTACACGGTCGTGCCGGATTTTTATTAGCTATGATCGCCTTGTACAAAAGACAGCCAGATTCTTTGCTGGAAACAATCATAGAAGAAACTGCGCAAACACTCATCACCCGATCTGTCTCTCATGAAAGAGGTACCTGTTGGAAAGTATTAGATGGACACTCTCTTCCCAACATCAGTCACGGCACCTCCGGAATGGCTATGGCACTGGCTCGCTGGTATGAATTATCTGGTGACGCAAAAGCAAAAAGTGTACTGCTGGGTGCTATGGAATACGATAATTCATTCTGGGATACGACAGAAAGTGGTTGGATAGATGCACGTGTAGCTTTCTTACAGGAAGAGCAGAAAACAACCTGGACATGGTGTAACGGCCGGAGTGGTGGGTTACTTTCCAGACTGGCGGTATCACAGGCAATAGGTACGCCATTTATCGATGACTATTCCCAACATGCATTGTGTGCCTCACATACCGACATCCTGCATGAATCGGCACCTGGCTTGTGTTGTGGTACAGCCGGGGCATTAGATACTTTATTGAAGATCAATGAATATTATCCTTCCGAAAAATTGCAATCGCATATATCGCAGGCGAATCGCCTGATCACTTCACATACACCTGATAGTCATTATTCCAATTTAATGCCTGCATTATTCACAGGTAGTGCAGGGTTGGCTTTTGCCATGATGCGGGCTGCGCATCCTGACAAGGTACAGTCAATGCTATGGTTTGGATAG
- a CDS encoding PDDEXK nuclease domain-containing protein, with protein MAEYALKGIGHPIGVAEYQLAKAIPEELKSQLPDISDLENELN; from the coding sequence ATGGCTGAATATGCCTTAAAAGGCATTGGCCACCCCATCGGCGTAGCCGAATACCAACTCGCCAAAGCCATCCCGGAAGAACTCAAATCTCAACTACCAGACATCTCAGACTTAGAAAACGAATTAAACTAA
- a CDS encoding peptidase U32 family protein — MDTELLSPAGSFEAMQAAINAGADAIYFGVEQLNMRSRSSGGFTISDIAEVSERCHAAGVKCYLTLNTVMYEYDMQLLQAVLKAVKENNVDAVIASDFAVIQSCAVMGIPLHISTQANVSNLESVQFFARFADTIVLARELTLKQIAFICNEIKRKQIKGPNGELVKIEIFVHGALCMAVSGKCYLSLHSKNASANRGACLQNCRRKYKVSDAETGESLEIDNEYIMSPQDLCTINILDEVLQSGVTVLKIEGRSKGADYVHTVTTCYREAITAIQQGTYNAAKIEDWMTRLSTVYNRGFWEGYYLGREMGQWTNKPDSIATEKKIYAGKGVRFYPQIKVGEFFIEKGTIQQGDELLLTGNAFGMEKISFDTVLVNGEKKDKAVKGDSITFPFPHKVTATDKLYKLINA; from the coding sequence ATGGACACAGAACTATTATCGCCTGCAGGCTCGTTCGAGGCTATGCAGGCTGCTATTAATGCCGGTGCAGACGCCATTTATTTTGGAGTAGAACAACTCAACATGCGCAGCCGTTCCTCCGGCGGATTTACCATCAGTGATATTGCAGAAGTAAGTGAACGTTGCCATGCAGCAGGGGTAAAATGTTATCTCACGCTGAACACGGTGATGTATGAATATGACATGCAATTGTTACAGGCGGTATTGAAAGCGGTGAAAGAAAACAATGTGGATGCGGTGATAGCGTCTGACTTTGCTGTGATACAGTCATGCGCCGTGATGGGTATTCCTTTACACATTTCCACACAGGCGAATGTGAGTAACCTGGAATCCGTGCAGTTCTTCGCACGCTTTGCGGATACGATTGTATTAGCGCGTGAATTAACGCTGAAGCAAATTGCTTTTATCTGCAACGAGATCAAACGCAAACAGATCAAGGGGCCTAACGGCGAACTGGTTAAGATTGAGATCTTTGTACATGGTGCGCTGTGTATGGCGGTTTCAGGGAAATGCTATCTGAGTTTGCACAGCAAAAATGCTTCTGCAAATCGTGGTGCCTGTTTACAAAACTGCCGCCGCAAGTATAAAGTGTCAGATGCAGAAACAGGAGAATCATTGGAGATAGATAATGAATACATCATGTCTCCACAGGATCTCTGTACCATCAATATCCTGGATGAAGTATTACAATCCGGCGTAACAGTACTAAAAATAGAAGGTCGTAGCAAAGGGGCGGATTATGTACATACCGTCACCACCTGTTATCGTGAAGCGATTACTGCTATACAACAAGGTACTTACAATGCAGCAAAGATCGAAGACTGGATGACACGCTTATCCACCGTCTATAACCGTGGGTTCTGGGAAGGATACTACCTGGGCAGAGAAATGGGGCAGTGGACAAACAAGCCGGATTCCATTGCAACAGAGAAAAAGATCTATGCAGGTAAAGGCGTACGTTTCTATCCGCAGATCAAAGTAGGGGAGTTCTTTATAGAGAAAGGCACCATACAGCAGGGCGATGAATTGTTATTAACAGGTAATGCCTTTGGGATGGAGAAGATCAGTTTTGATACAGTGCTGGTGAATGGAGAGAAAAAGGACAAGGCGGTAAAAGGTGATAGCATAACGTTTCCGTTTCCTCATAAGGTGACAGCAACAGATAAATTATATAAACTGATAAATGCCTAA
- a CDS encoding Crp/Fnr family transcriptional regulator has translation MFNTLFFHIAAKIVLSDPEKEIIKTFFTARKFKRKQFLLQEGETCKQLSFIAKGLIKSYNVDDKGEDHINLVGWEGWWVSDFHSFLSATPAQLNIEAIEDTDVLQITLPNYEAMLVKVPVMERYFRILYQNSIVTKERRLMSSITHTAEEKYQHLLQHHPEIIKRIPQTLIASYLGLAPETISRIKRNKTP, from the coding sequence ATGTTTAACACACTATTTTTCCATATTGCGGCTAAGATCGTCCTCTCCGACCCGGAAAAAGAAATTATAAAAACATTCTTTACTGCCAGAAAATTCAAGCGTAAGCAATTTTTGTTGCAGGAAGGAGAAACCTGCAAACAATTGAGTTTTATTGCCAAGGGGCTGATCAAGTCTTATAATGTGGATGATAAAGGAGAAGATCATATTAACCTGGTTGGCTGGGAAGGTTGGTGGGTATCTGATTTCCATAGTTTCCTGTCTGCTACGCCTGCACAATTAAATATTGAAGCCATTGAAGACACAGACGTGTTGCAAATTACATTGCCAAATTATGAAGCTATGCTGGTGAAGGTACCTGTGATGGAACGGTATTTTCGTATCTTATATCAGAATAGTATTGTTACTAAAGAGCGCCGGCTTATGAGCTCAATTACGCATACTGCGGAGGAAAAATATCAACATCTTTTACAGCATCATCCTGAAATTATAAAAAGAATTCCTCAGACATTGATTGCCTCCTATCTGGGGCTTGCGCCTGAAACTATTAGCAGGATCAAAAGGAATAAGACTCCATAA
- a CDS encoding beta-galactosidase, protein MKKLLLTACCISALTSFAQVKDHLLYGVAYYDEYMPYDRLDKDIAMMKAAHINVVRIAESTWATEEPSDSVYNFTHIDRVLNAMHKAGISVIVGTPTYAVPAWLAKKYPDVLATTPYGQNQFGPRQNMDITNPHYRYYAERIIRKIMEHVKDHPAIIGYQVDNETKAYNTAGPDVQKAFVEYLQKKFITLDSVNNAFGLNYWSNRISTWDDFPSVNGSVNASVKAEFAKFQRQLVTEFLAWQAKIVREYKRPEQFITQNFDLSWKGYSYGIQDEVDHFAAAKALDVAGIDIYHPSQNQLTGAEISLGGDLARSMKGGQNYLVIETEAQGFANWTPYPGQLRLQAFSHLASGADMVSYWHWASIHNSAETYWKGLLSHDFAPNPTYNEAITIGADFDRLSKDLLHLSKKNEVAIFFSNEANTAFNAFSFGWGAPEKYNDIMRPFYDALYRMNIGVDFIDPSSNNLDQYKMIVVPALYAASDSLLQRLNKYVGNGGHIVYTFKSGFSNENVQVRYTPQPGGINAVTGNYYSQFVVPEHVGLKGDPFGAKDNEIKYWMELVTPTTAKVLAYYDHAQWGQYAAVTRNQYGKGTATYIAFMPGNALCEKIMENCAQDAGIIHQLHFPLITKTGKNPAGRIIHYLFNYSDTPQTLTYPFETGKELLSGKAVNQKSTLTLAPWDVKIIENN, encoded by the coding sequence ATGAAAAAACTATTGTTAACTGCTTGTTGCATTTCTGCCCTCACTTCTTTTGCACAGGTGAAGGATCATTTGCTCTACGGCGTAGCGTATTATGATGAATATATGCCTTACGACCGCCTGGATAAGGATATTGCTATGATGAAAGCCGCGCATATCAACGTGGTGCGTATAGCAGAATCGACCTGGGCCACTGAAGAACCGTCTGATAGTGTGTACAACTTCACACATATCGACAGGGTACTGAATGCTATGCACAAAGCCGGTATCAGTGTGATTGTGGGCACACCTACCTATGCCGTACCTGCATGGCTGGCAAAGAAGTATCCCGATGTACTGGCCACGACTCCTTATGGTCAGAATCAATTCGGTCCAAGGCAGAATATGGATATTACCAATCCACATTACCGGTATTATGCTGAGCGCATTATCAGGAAGATCATGGAGCATGTGAAAGATCATCCTGCCATCATTGGCTACCAGGTCGATAATGAAACAAAAGCTTACAATACCGCAGGACCTGATGTGCAAAAGGCCTTTGTGGAATATCTGCAAAAGAAGTTCATCACTTTGGATAGTGTGAACAATGCATTTGGATTGAACTATTGGAGTAACCGTATCAGCACATGGGATGATTTTCCTTCTGTGAACGGTTCTGTAAATGCCAGTGTGAAAGCAGAGTTCGCGAAATTTCAGCGACAACTGGTCACGGAATTTCTGGCATGGCAGGCAAAGATCGTGAGGGAATACAAACGTCCGGAGCAGTTTATCACACAGAACTTTGACCTGAGCTGGAAAGGTTATTCTTATGGTATTCAGGACGAGGTAGATCACTTTGCCGCAGCCAAAGCACTGGACGTTGCTGGTATTGATATATATCATCCCAGTCAGAACCAGTTGACCGGTGCAGAGATTTCTTTAGGCGGTGATCTGGCCCGGTCTATGAAAGGTGGGCAGAATTATCTCGTGATAGAAACAGAAGCACAGGGTTTTGCCAACTGGACACCTTATCCAGGTCAGTTAAGATTACAGGCTTTTAGTCATCTTGCCAGTGGCGCGGATATGGTGAGTTACTGGCACTGGGCTTCTATTCATAATAGTGCGGAGACCTACTGGAAAGGATTGTTGAGTCACGACTTTGCACCTAATCCTACTTATAATGAAGCCATCACGATCGGGGCTGATTTTGATAGACTGAGTAAAGACCTGCTGCATCTTAGCAAAAAGAATGAAGTGGCCATATTTTTCAGTAATGAAGCTAATACCGCTTTTAATGCCTTCAGCTTTGGTTGGGGGGCACCCGAAAAATACAATGATATCATGCGACCATTTTATGATGCACTCTATCGTATGAATATTGGTGTTGATTTCATCGACCCTTCCAGCAATAACCTTGATCAGTATAAAATGATTGTGGTGCCAGCTTTGTACGCAGCTTCTGATAGCCTTTTACAGCGACTCAATAAATATGTTGGGAATGGTGGTCACATCGTCTATACTTTCAAAAGCGGTTTCTCCAATGAGAATGTACAGGTGCGTTATACACCACAACCGGGTGGCATCAATGCGGTAACTGGTAATTACTACAGCCAGTTTGTAGTACCTGAACATGTGGGTTTGAAGGGTGACCCATTTGGTGCAAAAGACAATGAGATCAAATACTGGATGGAGTTAGTGACACCTACTACTGCCAAAGTACTCGCGTATTACGACCATGCACAATGGGGGCAATATGCCGCTGTGACACGTAACCAATATGGTAAAGGTACGGCAACTTATATCGCATTTATGCCAGGAAATGCACTCTGTGAAAAGATTATGGAGAATTGTGCACAGGATGCCGGAATCATACATCAATTACATTTCCCACTCATTACAAAAACAGGTAAGAACCCAGCCGGCCGCATCATCCATTATTTGTTTAATTATTCAGACACACCACAAACATTGACTTATCCTTTTGAAACAGGCAAAGAACTGTTGTCAGGAAAAGCAGTGAATCAAAAAAGCACCCTGACCTTAGCGCCATGGGATGTGAAAATTATTGAAAACAATTAA
- a CDS encoding DUF1016 N-terminal domain-containing protein, with protein sequence MNEYVTVLNEIKKKVQQAQLKTVIAANKHMLFLYWEMGNYILKHQHEQGWGAKIISLLAADLKKAFPSVKGFSSRHLLYMKQFAEAYPITMLQTYNQLEEDTFAPLQRQKRSHG encoded by the coding sequence TTGAATGAATACGTTACTGTATTAAATGAGATCAAGAAAAAAGTCCAACAAGCCCAATTAAAGACAGTTATTGCAGCCAATAAACATATGCTGTTCCTTTATTGGGAAATGGGGAATTACATTCTTAAGCACCAACATGAACAAGGTTGGGGGGCTAAAATAATTTCTCTCCTTGCAGCTGATTTGAAAAAAGCGTTTCCATCGGTCAAAGGTTTTTCTTCCAGGCACCTGTTGTATATGAAGCAATTTGCTGAGGCATATCCAATAACAATGCTGCAAACATATAACCAATTGGAGGAAGATACTTTTGCTCCTCTGCAAAGGCAAAAACGAAGTCATGGCTGA
- a CDS encoding ferredoxin, producing MPKIIHYRDKCIGCGICFEMQPELWRMSRKDGKAVLLGAEEKRETDVLLVNNLLLQEAKGVAAACPVKIIKTVS from the coding sequence ATGCCTAAGATTATACATTATAGAGATAAATGTATTGGTTGCGGTATTTGTTTTGAGATGCAACCGGAATTGTGGAGGATGAGCCGTAAAGATGGCAAGGCAGTGTTATTGGGAGCGGAGGAGAAGCGGGAGACGGATGTGTTGTTGGTAAATAATTTGCTATTGCAGGAGGCGAAGGGAGTGGCAGCAGCTTGTCCGGTGAAGATAATAAAGACAGTAAGTTAA